The proteins below come from a single Drosophila suzukii chromosome X, CBGP_Dsuzu_IsoJpt1.0, whole genome shotgun sequence genomic window:
- the LOC108005412 gene encoding uncharacterized protein isoform X2 — MYRINAMIPCCGGKDAKLFEKTEMQKLSQKPGDTVVDQVQKTGGDKENNVQNRKSTGSSPTTATTTGTTPQQQRHSQPELEHHAIALGVGGGGGGVGGVVGGGQMVVRSPRPLSEANNCDATIEAPKFGNGMDSSSLSPATVDNKRASSNSQDTASAGSGSGNSGSGGSTASERKRILPKHQRPLTRYLPIFSPDLNLRHHIETAGHQIDLCPHVFVDAHSCRGYLHKLGATFHAWSRRWFVLDRQRSALIYYSDKSERKPRGGAYFATIDEVYLDHLNASKSGRPHCTFIVKTKKRSYNLQAASDSAARIWIDAIITGAQGNLDY; from the exons ATGTATCGGATCAACGCGATGATTCCCTGCTG CGGCGGCAAAGATGCGAAATTATTCGAAAAGACCGAGATGCAAAAGCTCAGTCAAAAACCAGGTGACACAGTGGTTGACCAGGTGCAAAAAACCGGTGGCGATAAGGAGAACAATGTGCAGAACAGAAAATCCACCGGCAGCAGtcccacaacagcaacaacaactggAACGACACCTCAACAG CAACGCCATTCGCAACCAGAATTGGAGCACCATGCCATTGCCCTGGGCGTAGGaggcggcggaggaggagtAGGAGGAGTCGTCGGTGGTGGCCAAATGGTAGTCCGTAGTCCACGCCCCCTCTCCGAGGCCAACAATTGCGATGCAACAATCGAGGCGCCCAAGTTTGGCAATGGAATGGACTCCTCCTCCTTGTCGCCGGCGACGGTGGATAACAAGCGGGCCAGCAGCAATTCACAGGATACGGCTTCGGCGGGCAGCGGAAGTGGGAACAGCGGCAGCGGCGGAAGCACCGCCAGCGAACGGAAGCGCATCCTGCCGAAGCACCAGCGCCCGCTCACCCGCTACCTGCCCATCTTCTCGCCGGATCTGAATCTGCGGCACCACATCGAGACCGCTGGCCACCAGATCGATCTGTGTCCGCATGTCTTTGTGGATGCGCACAGTTGTCGCGG TTACCTCCACAAGCTGGGAGCCACGTTTCATGCCTGGTCGAGGCGCTGGTTTGTCCTGGATCGCCAGAGGAGCGCATTGATATACTACTCCGATAAGTCGGAGAGGAAACCAAGGGGCGGCGCTTACTTTGCA ACCATCGACGAGGTTTATCTGGATCACTTGAATGCCTCGAAGAGCGGACGTCCACATTGCACTTTCATTGTCAAAACAAAGAAGCGAAGCTACAATCTGCAGGCCGCATCCGATTCGGCGGCCCGTATTTGGATCGATGCCATCATCACTGGGGCCCAGGGTAACCTGGACTATTAG
- the LOC108005412 gene encoding pleckstrin homology-like domain family B member 1 isoform X3 → MSVWMTYVQHRRTDANARQRNELYYLQRHSQPELEHHAIALGVGGGGGGVGGVVGGGQMVVRSPRPLSEANNCDATIEAPKFGNGMDSSSLSPATVDNKRASSNSQDTASAGSGSGNSGSGGSTASERKRILPKHQRPLTRYLPIFSPDLNLRHHIETAGHQIDLCPHVFVDAHSCRGYLHKLGATFHAWSRRWFVLDRQRSALIYYSDKSERKPRGGAYFATIDEVYLDHLNASKSGRPHCTFIVKTKKRSYNLQAASDSAARIWIDAIITGAQGNLDY, encoded by the exons ATGTCCGTGTGGATGACCTATGTGCAGCATCGACGCACGGATGCCAATGCACGCCAGCGCAATGAGCTGTACTATCTA CAACGCCATTCGCAACCAGAATTGGAGCACCATGCCATTGCCCTGGGCGTAGGaggcggcggaggaggagtAGGAGGAGTCGTCGGTGGTGGCCAAATGGTAGTCCGTAGTCCACGCCCCCTCTCCGAGGCCAACAATTGCGATGCAACAATCGAGGCGCCCAAGTTTGGCAATGGAATGGACTCCTCCTCCTTGTCGCCGGCGACGGTGGATAACAAGCGGGCCAGCAGCAATTCACAGGATACGGCTTCGGCGGGCAGCGGAAGTGGGAACAGCGGCAGCGGCGGAAGCACCGCCAGCGAACGGAAGCGCATCCTGCCGAAGCACCAGCGCCCGCTCACCCGCTACCTGCCCATCTTCTCGCCGGATCTGAATCTGCGGCACCACATCGAGACCGCTGGCCACCAGATCGATCTGTGTCCGCATGTCTTTGTGGATGCGCACAGTTGTCGCGG TTACCTCCACAAGCTGGGAGCCACGTTTCATGCCTGGTCGAGGCGCTGGTTTGTCCTGGATCGCCAGAGGAGCGCATTGATATACTACTCCGATAAGTCGGAGAGGAAACCAAGGGGCGGCGCTTACTTTGCA ACCATCGACGAGGTTTATCTGGATCACTTGAATGCCTCGAAGAGCGGACGTCCACATTGCACTTTCATTGTCAAAACAAAGAAGCGAAGCTACAATCTGCAGGCCGCATCCGATTCGGCGGCCCGTATTTGGATCGATGCCATCATCACTGGGGCCCAGGGTAACCTGGACTATTAG
- the LOC108005412 gene encoding pleckstrin homology-like domain family B member 1 isoform X1 — protein sequence MSLTKKDPSLRVAASDPHLVSLGGGRLSTAVTIHYIHIGDTTIGSAASCSISLNGSGVRPLHCTIYRSDANEVTLVPEKDSRLLIDGAPILEETKLSQGAMITIGNSNYLRFNNPDEAQMMRSAMGSNERISMPQIDFTQSARQAHELSQSLELESFYESIINPINNPSTYELECPKVFSSDLVTVNMPAKDVLGQKYASFARNLAENHRNEKQLNNQFAKGVGSNSGYWNVPSNAAIYKEQQQQLASSDLLTKVNNDRYDRYPKAGGLQIYSMNGVNSDINNGPVSGQNSNAGGAELEDMLKICTEYADRNNSMAPTHNTSNTSSITSSPIVQNRIKTNGSLPRDKNKSPFPQPAGAGSNANISLLSSSSGYENVRLLGPNRVEINGQIHVPASAGGGGGLSSGVAPTAAVRASHENLNQNNSATAGGKYVPQSPRTKIRTNCMSPKKDVSFGNAFALAISPPPQASNAVVSASKPIPIPSLVKPPLAPKPPAPNQQRDYEQLFKSFERKQQQLDRLVPAKRNNKNINNLTLNLQSVESLTQSPKPSRKPAPAPRSIHLEQRQRRELIQRRKQLKRELAELPPSAGIEGLELELGEQPLAASASPRLQLQALQNRVRRLEAQRNATRVMEENQQAKLKQSIEMKQDQLKKLRAMLKQKPNNACLKEELQLVCDSLESDRKTFEDLEFQYFEEESEHHASHEEFKRQEQRLTLEAELAALRIQIGPDEEEPGSPTSPGSNGSNLVNGVMSQSLFGSAELLCPKRRNQEDLMSKSINENMFYNHKIEANTSTPKRLPLQLFEDLGGGSCEQISFNLSLQGDRFEVNPLERRVPSQDDIDRSCKVANDAPISTSQGASTKIFDSIKEIERNRKLLLAQQGHQVIEHERQKMYDLKKKSHDEARTQYLLSTQQSMEQQQLLDSDANGGKDAKLFEKTEMQKLSQKPGDTVVDQVQKTGGDKENNVQNRKSTGSSPTTATTTGTTPQQQRHSQPELEHHAIALGVGGGGGGVGGVVGGGQMVVRSPRPLSEANNCDATIEAPKFGNGMDSSSLSPATVDNKRASSNSQDTASAGSGSGNSGSGGSTASERKRILPKHQRPLTRYLPIFSPDLNLRHHIETAGHQIDLCPHVFVDAHSCRGYLHKLGATFHAWSRRWFVLDRQRSALIYYSDKSERKPRGGAYFATIDEVYLDHLNASKSGRPHCTFIVKTKKRSYNLQAASDSAARIWIDAIITGAQGNLDY from the exons ATGTCCTTGACGAAAAAGGATCCGTCGCTGAGAGTCGCCGCCTCGGATCCGCATCTCGTTTCTCTGGGCGGCGGTAGATTGAGCACCGCCGTTACCATCCACTACATACACATAG GTGACACCACAATTGGATCGGCAGCCAGTTGCAGCATCTCATTGAATGGAAGTGGCGTTCGTCCACTGCACTGCACCATCTACAG GAGCGACGCCAACGAAGTGACCCTGGTTCCGGAAAAGGATTCCCGCCTGCTGATCGACGGGGCTCCGATTCTGGAGGAGACCAAACTCAGCCAGGGGGCGATGATCACGATCGGCAACTCGAATTATCTGAGGTTCAACAATCCGGACGAGGCGCAAATGATGCGCTCGGCAATGGGCTCCAACGAGAGGATTTCGATGCCCCAGATCGATTTCACACAATCGGCGAGGCAGGCCCACGAGCTGAGTCAATCCCTGGAGCTGGAATCCTTCTACGAGAGCATCATCAACCCGATCAATAACCCCTCCACCTACGAACTGGAGTGTCCCAAGGTGTTCTCCTCCGATTTGGTCACCGTCAACATGCCGGCCAAGGATGTTTTGGGCCAGAAATACGCCAGTTTTGCCCGTAATCTCGCCGAGAATCATCGCAACGAAAAGCAGCTGAACAATCAGTTTGCCAAGGGTGTGGGCAGCAATAGTGGTTACTGGAATGTGCCCAGCAATGCGGCGATCTAcaaggagcagcagcagcaactggcCTCCTCGGATCTACTGACGAAAGTGAATAACGATCGCTATGATCGTTATCCCAAAGCGGGTGGCTTGCAGATCTACTCCATGAATGGTGTGAATAGCGATATCAATAATGGTCCAGTTTCCGGCCAAAATTCCAATGCCGGAGGAGCCGAACTTGAGGATATGCTAAAGATCTGCACGGAATACGCGGATAGAAACAATTCCATGGCTCCTACACACAATACTTCGAATACATCCAGCATTACGTCATCCCCAATTGTCCAGAATCGCATAAAGACCAATGGCTCATTGCCGCGGGACAAGAATAAGTCACCATTTCCACAGCCAGCAGGAGCAGGCAGCAATGCCAATATATCTCTGCTGAGCAGTTCCTCGGGCTACGAGAATGTGCGATTACTGGGACCCAATCGTGTGGAGATCAATGGTCAAATCCATGTGCCAGCTtcagcaggaggaggaggcgggCTATCCAGTGGAGTGGCTCCGACAGCGGCGGTAAGGGCCAGCCATGAGAATCTTAACCAGAACAACTCGGCCACTGCAGGTGGCAAGTATGTGCCACAGAGTCCGAGGACTAAGATTCGGACCAACTGCATGTCACCCAAAAAGGATGTGTCCTTTGGCAACGCCTTTGCCCTGGCCATCAGTCCACCACCCCAGGCATCTAACGCTGTGGTCTCCGCATCCAAACCCATACCCATTCCCAGCCTGGTGAAGCCTCCATTGGCACCCAAACCACCGGCTCCCAATCAGCAACGCGACTACGAGCAGCTTTTCAAATCCTTTGAGCGGAAGCAGCAGCAATTGGATCGTTTGGTGCCCGCCAAGCGGAACAACAAGAACATCAACAATCTCACCCTGAATCTGCAGTCCGTGGAGTCACTGACTCAATCCCCCAAGCCGAGCAGGAAACCAGCTCCGGCACCGAGAAGCATCCATCTGGAGCAGCGTCAGCGCCGGGAGCTCATCCAGCGGCGCAAGCAGCTCAAGCGGGAACTGGCCGAACTGCCGCCCTCTGCAGGAATCGAGGGACTCGAG CTGGAACTGGGTGAACAGCCCCTGGCCGCCAGTGCCTCGCCACGCTTGCAACTGCAGGCCCTGCAGAATCGAGTCCGGCGCCTGGAAGCCCAACGGAATGCCACTCGCGTCATGGAGGAGAATCAGCAGGCCAAACTGAAGCAGTCCATCGAAATGAAGCAGGATCAGTTAAAGAA ATTGCGTGCCATGCTGAAGCAGAAACCAAACAATGCCTGCCTGAAGGAGGAGCTGCAGCTGGTGTGCGATTCCTTGGAGAGCGATAGAAAGACTTTTGAGGACCTGGAGTTTCAGTATTTCGAGGAGGAGTCCGAGCATCATGCCAGTCATGAGGAATTCAAGCGGCAGGAGCAGCGTCTCACCCTGGAAGCCGAACTGGCCGCTCTGCGCATTCAAATCGGACCGGATGAGGAGGAACCCGGATCGCCCACCTCGCCGGGTTCCAATGGCAGCAATCTGGTCAATGGCGTCATGTCCCAGTCTCTTTTTGGCTCCGCCGAACTGCTCTGTCCGAAGCGACGAAACCAGGAGGATCTGATGTCGAAGAGTATAAACGAGAATATGTTCTATAATCATAAAATCGAGGCCAACACGAGTACACCCAAGCGATTGCCGCTACAACTTTTCGAGGATCTCGGTGGCGGCAGCTGTGAGCAGATCAGCTTCAATCTTTCACTGCAAGGCGATCGGTTCGAGGTGAACCCGCTGGAGCGACGTGTGCCCTCGCAGGACGACATCGATCGCAGCTGCAAGGTGGCCAATGATGCGCCCATCTCCACCAGCCAGGGCGCCAGCACCAAGATCTTCGACAGCATCAAGGAGATCGAAAGGAATCGCAAGCTTCTGCTGGCCCAGCAGG GTCATCAGGTCATTGAGCACGAGCGCCAGAAAATGTACGATCTGAAAAAGAAGAGCCACGACGAAGCCCGCACCCAGTATTTGCTCTCCACCCAGCAATCGATGGAGCAGCAACAGCTGCTGGATTCGGATGCCAA CGGCGGCAAAGATGCGAAATTATTCGAAAAGACCGAGATGCAAAAGCTCAGTCAAAAACCAGGTGACACAGTGGTTGACCAGGTGCAAAAAACCGGTGGCGATAAGGAGAACAATGTGCAGAACAGAAAATCCACCGGCAGCAGtcccacaacagcaacaacaactggAACGACACCTCAACAG CAACGCCATTCGCAACCAGAATTGGAGCACCATGCCATTGCCCTGGGCGTAGGaggcggcggaggaggagtAGGAGGAGTCGTCGGTGGTGGCCAAATGGTAGTCCGTAGTCCACGCCCCCTCTCCGAGGCCAACAATTGCGATGCAACAATCGAGGCGCCCAAGTTTGGCAATGGAATGGACTCCTCCTCCTTGTCGCCGGCGACGGTGGATAACAAGCGGGCCAGCAGCAATTCACAGGATACGGCTTCGGCGGGCAGCGGAAGTGGGAACAGCGGCAGCGGCGGAAGCACCGCCAGCGAACGGAAGCGCATCCTGCCGAAGCACCAGCGCCCGCTCACCCGCTACCTGCCCATCTTCTCGCCGGATCTGAATCTGCGGCACCACATCGAGACCGCTGGCCACCAGATCGATCTGTGTCCGCATGTCTTTGTGGATGCGCACAGTTGTCGCGG TTACCTCCACAAGCTGGGAGCCACGTTTCATGCCTGGTCGAGGCGCTGGTTTGTCCTGGATCGCCAGAGGAGCGCATTGATATACTACTCCGATAAGTCGGAGAGGAAACCAAGGGGCGGCGCTTACTTTGCA ACCATCGACGAGGTTTATCTGGATCACTTGAATGCCTCGAAGAGCGGACGTCCACATTGCACTTTCATTGTCAAAACAAAGAAGCGAAGCTACAATCTGCAGGCCGCATCCGATTCGGCGGCCCGTATTTGGATCGATGCCATCATCACTGGGGCCCAGGGTAACCTGGACTATTAG